GTGAGGGCCCGGGGCGTCAGTCGCTCCAGGCGGAGATGGCCTGTACGGCCTGCCAGAGGGGGAGGCGGGGGTCGCACAGCGTGGCGTCGCGCTCCCCCGCCTGGTCGAAGCGGCTCTCATCGGCGCCGCACTCGGTGACGCACTCGGCGCCGCATTCGGTGACGCACTCGGTGACGCACTCGGTGACGCCGTCCGGGGTGGCCTCCGGGTGGAGCCCGCCCGGCACGCCGCCGGCGCAGGCTACCGGGTTGGCCCCCCGGACGGCAGGCCGACGCGCGGGATGTCCGCCCGCAGAACCAGGGGCCGCCCGGCGGCGACCTCGGCGACCTTGGCGAGCACGCCGCGCACGTCACCCGCCCGGACCGGCGCCGGACGACCGGCCAGCCGGCACCTCGGTCACCCGGCGAACCCGCGCGGGATCGTCCCGGACCGGCTGCCGCGGCGCTGGATACCCGCCATCGTCCGGGCTCCGCTCAGGTCGGGATGCCCTCGCGTTTGACCTGCGGCACCGGGATGCCGAGCGCGCGCAGTTGCTCGAAGGGGTTCATGAACTCGCGCTGCCGCTTGATCAGGCCGTCGACGAGCTCGAAGGAGTGAAGGAAGTGATTCTCGTATCGTCCTTCCGGGTAACCGGGGAATCGGATGGCCCCGACCCCGTCGCACTCCACCCAGAAGAAGTTCGGATCCTGCGTCTCGAAGATCTGGATGTTGGTCCACACCCAGTCGGGAAAGCATTCCAGCGACCAGACCGCGTGCGCCGCGAGCCGGTCTTTCCCGTTGATGACTATGGGCTTTCCGGTGTCGTTCGTCCAGAGGCCGCCGACGCCGTCGTCGGTGAACAGCAGATGGCGCTTGAGCCGGTCCTGGCCGGTCGTGTTCATGTATTTCTCGACCGTGGCCCAGTTTTTCTGGCGAAGTTCAGCGTGCTCGTCATTCCACATGACTTTCCCTTTCCCTGCCGATTGACTGCGGTGTTCGAAATCCATGTTCCGGCCTTATCGGAGATCGGAACCTTGCGGTGGTGGCGATCGCCGTGGTCCATGACGACCCACGCGATCGCCTCCGGTGGTCAACCTGGACGTCGCCTCCGACACCTCAAGCGGCGACCGGTGGGGCGATGTGCCCCCGCTCGGCCGGCCCGATGTGTCAGAGCAGCCGGAGCTGGGGGCGGTAGATGTCCAGCCAGGTGCTCAGATCGAGTACTCGCTCGATACCGTTGCGGACATAGATGGGCATCGTGGCCGAGTCTTGCCGCGCGACATCGTCCAGCCAGCCGCGGTCGACGAGCTCGAACACCGGGTCGTCGGTCGTGAGGAGTTCCTTGGCCTGCTGCAGCAGGACACCGGTGTAGAGCGGGTCCCGAGTGGCCGGGTAGGGAGCTTTCACCCGATACAGCACCGACTGGGGCAGCAGGTCGGCACTCGCGGCGCGAAGCAGGCTTTTCTCCCTGCCGTCGAAGGCCTTCAACGACCACGGGGTGTTGTAGACATACTCCACGAGTCGGTGGTCGCAGAAAGGGACCCGGACCTCCAGCCCGACGGCCATGCTTATCCGGTCTTTGCGCTCCAGGAGCATTCGCACAAACCGGGTCAGATGCAGGTAGGAGATCACCCGCATCCGCCTCTCGTGGTCGGTCTCACCGTCGGCCCGCTCGACCTCGGCAACCGCGCCGGCGTACTGGTCGCGAATGTAGCCGGGCAGGTCGAGGGCGGCGTTGAGCTCGGCGTTGAACCGGTTGGACACCTGGGCTCGCGCGCCGGTCACGAAAACGGCCATCCACGGAAAGGTGTTCGCGGCCTGTATCTCGGGCTGGTGGAACCAGCTGTACCCGCCGAAGATCTCGTCGGAGGACTCCCCGGACAGGGCGACCGTGGAGTGCTCACGGATGGCTTTGAACAGCAAGTACAGTGAGGCGTCCATCTCACCGAGGCTGAACGGACTGTCCCGCGCGGTGATCACCGCGCGGCGCATCGCCGGATCGGCCAGCTCGGAATGCTTGAGCATGATGTTCTGATGCTGCGAGCCGACGTGCTCGGCCACTTCACGCGCATAGGGGGCGTCCGGCGTGCCGCGCAGGTGATCGCCGACGAAGTTGTCCGTCTGCCCGACGAAATCCACCGCGAAGCTGCGTACCTGCTCGCCGTGCTCGGCGAGTTGTGCGGCAGCCAGCGCGGTGGTCACACTGGAGTCCAGCCCACCGGAGAGCAGCGTGCAGCGCGGCACGTCGGCGACCAGTTGACGGCGCACGATGTCCTCGAGCAACGAGCGCACGGTGTCGACGCTGGTCTGCCGGTCATCGGTGTGCGCACGGGTCCGCAGGGTCCAATAGCGACGTTCACGCAGGCCGGCACGGTCGACGATGACCACGCCACCCGGTGCCACCTCGCGCATCCCGCACCACACCGCACTTCCGGGCGGCTGGGTGAAGCTGAACAGCGCACGCAGGCCGTCGAGGTCGACCGCGCGATCCGCCAGCGGGTTGGCGAGGATCGCCTTCGGCTCGGAACCGAACAGCACCCCGTCAGCGGTACTGGAGTAGTAGAGCGGCTTGATGCCCATCCGGTCACGGATCATGACGAGCTTGTCGGCCCTGGCATCCCAGACGGCGAAGGCGTACATGCCGTTGAGCCGTTCGGCGACTGCTTCGTCCCACTCCAGGTAGCCGTGCAGCACCACCTCGGTATCGCTGCGGGTCCGGAACCGGTGGCCACGGCGGACCAGCTCGCTCCGGAGCTCGCCGAAGTTGTAGGTTTCGCCGCTGTAGGTGATCACCACCTCACCGTCGTCGGTGCGCACCGACATGGGCTGGCTGCCACCTTCGATATCGATGACCGCCAGTCTTCGGTGGCCCAGCCCCGCATGCCGATCAAGCCAGGTGCCTTCGGCGTCCGGTCCCCGGCAGGCCATGGTCGCCGTCATCGCGTCGAGGTCCGCCTGCTGCCGGGTCAGATCCCGATCGAACGAGACCCAGCCAGCGATTCCACACATCGTTTTACCTTCCTACGTCTCATGCGCACTGTGCGGGGCACGGGGCAAGGTTGGAGTCGATCAGTGCGCCAAGAACTCGGGGCCTCTGGGGCTGGGTTCGGTACGCTCACGGCGACTTCCCGACCGGCTCGAAGGCCAGGCCGAGATCGACCAATTGACCGGAGTGGACACCTTCGACGATGACCTCGATGTCGGTCGTCATTCGGTGGGTCGGCGGGTATCCGATGAGCTCGGTGACCCGGTTCGGCGGCATCGGCACCGTGAGATCGGCCGTGGACTCCCACAGCATCACCGCGCCCCAGCGGTTGGTCAGCCGATCGGAGGTCCAGAACGTCAACTAAAGTGGCGGGGGTTTCCGTGAAATGCTCGATTTTGGGTACGGCGGATCAAGCTCCCGTTTGTACAGCCGGCTCGCCGACCGGTCGGCTGAGCACAAAGAAGACGAGACCGCCGAGGTAGTTCGATCAGTGGTGCGCGGCGGCGCCGTCGTGGGGCGGGTACGGGTTATCCCGGAGGTACGACCACGTACCGTCCGGCTGCTCAGTCGATGATTCCGTTCAAGTCCTTGGCCTTAATCCTCTCGCCCAAGATCTTCAGCAACTCGACAGGGGTCCTGGCGGCGGTCAGCGACCTCCCGCCGGCGTCCACCTGCATCGCGACGTCAGTCGCCACGGTTACTCGGGCGGCAGTGGGACCGCCGGGGTGGCCAACCACCGACATAAGGGCTGTGATGACGACCGATAATTCGCAGGCGATTCATGGCAGCTCCCTAAACCAGAGGTGACAGCATGGGGAAAATGAGATGTCTTGCGCGATGCCTGCTCCCCGTTTTGCCCCCCGGATCGAAGACGCCTGGACCCCTACCTGTTTTTTTCCGTCCGGATCGACGTTAAGGACCACATAACACTCTGGAGGTGGCGCCTGTCAACGGTGAAAAGACGGGAGATCCCGAGCCGAGTGCGTGATTCGAACACCGAATGGAAGCCAGCACTACAGCGCCGGGACCAAGACAATTACGGGCTTCCGGACCTGACAATAAAACAGTAAATTCATGGCATTAAATGGGTGGTGAGCCACGTTCGAGGAACGACCGCACGCCGTGCGCATGATGAAGCAAGGGAATCCGCCGACGACCTCTCTCTGATTCTCAACACATCCAGGGCGTCACTCTTCGTGCAGCAGGGCATCCGCCCGGAAGCGTGGCGCGGATCGAATGGCTCCTGGCCAGGCCCTTCATCCCTTCCTGACGCACCTGCCGGCCCCACCGGCGCCACCCTCGGCAGCGGCGTGGTGGGCGGTGAGGATCTTGTTCAGCAGATTGTCATCTTCCGGCGCCTGTCCTTGATCGGTACTGTTGGGAAAATCTGTCGGAAGGTCGGGAGGTCGGAATGACGGTCGACGTTCAAACGACTCGGAATGTGATTGAGATGATCACCGGGGGGTGGCGGGCGCAGGCCCTCTACACCGCGGTCAAACTCGGACTGCCGGACCATATCGAAGCCGGCCGGACCACCTGCGGCGAACTCGCCGAATCGACCGGGGCGAATGAAGAAGGCATTCACCGCCTGATGCGACTTCTGGTGGCCATGGGCGTATTTGAGGGCAACGAGCGGGCCGGTTACCGGAATACCGCTATTGGCGCGGCACTGCTCGACGGTCCTCAGTCCCTACGCGACATGTGCCTGCTCCACGGCGAGGAGTACTACACCGCCTGGAGTCACGCTCACCACGCCATCAGCACGGTCAGCTCGGGTTTTGAAGTGGCCTACGGCGAGTCGTTTTACACCTATCTCAGTCAGGACAAGGACATCGCCAAGCGTTTCCAGCGCAACATGAACGCCGGAAACATGTTCTTCGACCAGGTGCCGGAGATCTTCGACTTCTCCGGCAAGAAGGTCGTGGACGTAGGTGCAGGGGGCGGACACCTGCTCACCGCGATTCTGGGCGCCACACCGGATGCCAGGGGCACGCTCTTCGACCGCGAACACATGATGCCCGTGGCGCGTGAGCATCTGGCCGCCACGGTCGGACTGGACCGCGTCGAATTGGTCGGGGGTGACATGTTCAAATCCGTCCCGGCGGGTGGGGACGTCTACATTCTCTGCCGGGTGCTGGCGGGCTGGGAAGATGACGCGGTCGTCGAGGTCTTCGAGAACTGCCGGCGTGCGATGGAGGACTCTTCGTCGCGACTG
This region of Streptosporangium sp. NBC_01495 genomic DNA includes:
- a CDS encoding PhzA/PhzB family protein is translated as MDFEHRSQSAGKGKVMWNDEHAELRQKNWATVEKYMNTTGQDRLKRHLLFTDDGVGGLWTNDTGKPIVINGKDRLAAHAVWSLECFPDWVWTNIQIFETQDPNFFWVECDGVGAIRFPGYPEGRYENHFLHSFELVDGLIKRQREFMNPFEQLRALGIPVPQVKREGIPT
- a CDS encoding methyltransferase, which encodes MTVDVQTTRNVIEMITGGWRAQALYTAVKLGLPDHIEAGRTTCGELAESTGANEEGIHRLMRLLVAMGVFEGNERAGYRNTAIGAALLDGPQSLRDMCLLHGEEYYTAWSHAHHAISTVSSGFEVAYGESFYTYLSQDKDIAKRFQRNMNAGNMFFDQVPEIFDFSGKKVVDVGAGGGHLLTAILGATPDARGTLFDREHMMPVAREHLAATVGLDRVELVGGDMFKSVPAGGDVYILCRVLAGWEDDAVVEVFENCRRAMEDSSSRLLVIDRLVVDEDSTVLPALWDLQLLMITGGRHRTLDRFKEMLNRAGLDVERVAELPMETTAMIAAPRPSARP
- the asnB gene encoding asparagine synthase (glutamine-hydrolyzing), whose protein sequence is MCGIAGWVSFDRDLTRQQADLDAMTATMACRGPDAEGTWLDRHAGLGHRRLAVIDIEGGSQPMSVRTDDGEVVITYSGETYNFGELRSELVRRGHRFRTRSDTEVVLHGYLEWDEAVAERLNGMYAFAVWDARADKLVMIRDRMGIKPLYYSSTADGVLFGSEPKAILANPLADRAVDLDGLRALFSFTQPPGSAVWCGMREVAPGGVVIVDRAGLRERRYWTLRTRAHTDDRQTSVDTVRSLLEDIVRRQLVADVPRCTLLSGGLDSSVTTALAAAQLAEHGEQVRSFAVDFVGQTDNFVGDHLRGTPDAPYAREVAEHVGSQHQNIMLKHSELADPAMRRAVITARDSPFSLGEMDASLYLLFKAIREHSTVALSGESSDEIFGGYSWFHQPEIQAANTFPWMAVFVTGARAQVSNRFNAELNAALDLPGYIRDQYAGAVAEVERADGETDHERRMRVISYLHLTRFVRMLLERKDRISMAVGLEVRVPFCDHRLVEYVYNTPWSLKAFDGREKSLLRAASADLLPQSVLYRVKAPYPATRDPLYTGVLLQQAKELLTTDDPVFELVDRGWLDDVARQDSATMPIYVRNGIERVLDLSTWLDIYRPQLRLL